One genomic region from Flagellimonas oceani encodes:
- a CDS encoding ParB/RepB/Spo0J family partition protein, with product MAKATKKQALGRGLSALLNDPENDIKSVSDKNADKVIGNVVELDINSIEVNPFQPRSNFNDETLEELASSIRELGIIQPITVRKLDFNKFQLVSGERRFRASKLVGLETIPAYIRIANDQESLEMALVENIQRQDLDPIEIALSYQRLIDEIEITQEKLSDRVGKKRSTITNYLRLLKLDPIIQTGMRDGFISMGHGRALINIDKKKDQIAIYEKVVSDGLSVRATEQLVKDHKEPKSSGPEKKKNTPDVPEFVSNSLDSIKERLATKVDITTSKNGKGKIVIPFHSEEDFKRIKKLLTGE from the coding sequence ATGGCGAAAGCAACAAAAAAACAGGCGTTGGGAAGAGGCCTGTCCGCTCTATTAAATGATCCGGAGAACGATATCAAGTCAGTTTCGGACAAAAATGCGGACAAGGTCATAGGGAATGTTGTAGAACTGGATATCAATTCCATTGAAGTAAACCCATTTCAGCCACGTTCCAATTTTAACGACGAAACCCTTGAAGAACTGGCCAGTTCCATCCGCGAACTGGGCATCATACAACCGATAACGGTCAGGAAACTGGACTTTAACAAATTCCAGTTGGTTTCAGGTGAGCGTAGGTTCCGTGCCTCCAAATTGGTGGGATTGGAAACCATTCCGGCCTATATCCGCATCGCCAACGACCAAGAATCCTTGGAAATGGCCTTGGTGGAGAACATCCAAAGGCAAGACCTTGACCCGATCGAAATTGCGCTTTCCTATCAACGACTGATCGATGAGATAGAGATCACACAAGAAAAATTGAGTGACCGTGTGGGCAAAAAACGTTCCACCATCACCAATTATTTACGCTTGCTAAAACTGGATCCCATTATCCAAACGGGTATGCGGGACGGTTTCATCAGTATGGGACACGGCAGGGCACTTATCAACATCGATAAGAAAAAAGACCAAATAGCCATTTACGAAAAGGTGGTTTCCGATGGACTCTCCGTTAGAGCTACCGAACAATTGGTAAAAGACCATAAGGAACCTAAAAGCTCAGGTCCGGAGAAGAAAAAAAATACACCTGACGTTCCTGAATTTGTTTCCAACAGTTTGGACTCCATCAAAGAGCGACTAGCAACCAAGGTGGACATTACCACATCCAAAAACGGAAAAGGAAAAATTGTGATACCCTTCCATTCGGAAGAAGACTTTAAGCGTATCAAAAAATTGTTGACAGGTGAATAA
- a CDS encoding acyl-CoA carboxylase subunit beta has translation MDPKIKALQEKIAEAHLGGGVKRIEKQHQKKKLTARERVLYFLDEGSFEEMGILVTHRTTDFGMDKEMYYGDGVVTGYGTVNGRLVYVYAQDFTVFGGALSETHAEKICKVMDLAMKVGAPIIGLNDSGGARIQEGVRSLGGYADIFYRNVQASGVIPQISAIMGPCAGGAVYSPAMTDFIIMVEETSYMFVTGPNVVKTVTNETVTSEELGGASTHAVKSGVAHKTSANDATCLNDIRKLLDYLPQNNKEITPKIPYELGDETREELSGIVPDNANKPYDMHDVISGIIDADSFYEIHKDYAENIITGFARLGGRSIGIVANQPMFLAGVLDVNSSTKAARFTRFCDSFNIPLLVLVDVPGFLPGTDQEWNGIIMHGAKLLYALSEATVPRVTVITRKAYGGAYDVMNSKHIGADFNFAWPSAEIAVMGAKGASEIIFRKEIAAADDPEAKLKEKETEYADKFANPYRAAKRGFIDEVILPKDTRSKLLKTFAMLENKEVQTPWKKHGNIPL, from the coding sequence ATGGATCCCAAGATAAAAGCACTACAGGAAAAAATTGCCGAAGCTCATTTGGGTGGAGGCGTAAAACGTATCGAAAAACAGCATCAGAAAAAAAAGCTGACCGCCCGTGAAAGGGTGCTCTATTTTTTGGATGAAGGCTCTTTTGAAGAAATGGGCATTTTAGTGACCCACCGTACCACCGATTTTGGTATGGACAAGGAGATGTATTATGGCGATGGTGTGGTAACCGGCTACGGAACGGTAAATGGAAGATTGGTGTATGTGTATGCCCAGGATTTTACCGTTTTCGGGGGAGCCCTTTCCGAGACCCATGCGGAAAAAATCTGTAAAGTAATGGATCTGGCCATGAAGGTCGGCGCACCCATTATCGGACTGAACGACTCAGGTGGGGCCCGGATACAGGAAGGAGTGCGGTCGCTTGGCGGATATGCCGATATTTTTTACCGCAATGTTCAGGCGTCCGGGGTAATCCCTCAGATTTCGGCCATTATGGGACCATGCGCAGGTGGAGCGGTGTATTCCCCTGCCATGACGGACTTCATCATTATGGTGGAAGAAACGAGTTACATGTTTGTTACGGGGCCTAATGTGGTCAAAACCGTGACCAACGAAACCGTGACTTCGGAAGAGCTGGGCGGGGCCAGTACCCATGCTGTAAAATCCGGGGTGGCGCACAAAACATCCGCCAATGATGCCACTTGTTTGAACGACATTCGAAAGTTGTTGGACTATCTGCCCCAGAACAATAAAGAAATCACACCCAAAATTCCATACGAACTGGGCGACGAAACTAGGGAGGAACTGTCCGGTATTGTTCCTGACAACGCCAATAAACCCTACGACATGCACGATGTGATCAGTGGAATTATTGATGCGGATTCTTTTTATGAGATCCATAAAGATTATGCAGAGAACATCATTACAGGTTTTGCCCGTTTGGGAGGGAGGAGCATTGGAATCGTCGCCAATCAACCTATGTTTTTGGCCGGGGTGTTGGATGTGAACAGTTCCACCAAGGCGGCCCGATTCACCCGTTTTTGTGACTCTTTCAATATCCCCTTGCTGGTATTGGTGGATGTTCCCGGGTTTCTGCCAGGAACGGACCAAGAGTGGAACGGAATTATAATGCACGGGGCAAAATTGCTTTATGCATTGAGTGAAGCCACCGTGCCAAGAGTCACGGTAATCACCCGTAAAGCGTATGGTGGTGCCTACGACGTAATGAACTCCAAGCATATTGGGGCGGACTTCAATTTTGCTTGGCCAAGCGCCGAAATCGCCGTAATGGGCGCAAAGGGCGCCAGTGAAATCATTTTTAGAAAGGAAATTGCCGCTGCAGATGACCCAGAGGCCAAATTGAAAGAAAAGGAAACCGAGTATGCCGATAAGTTTGCCAATCCTTACCGTGCCGCCAAACGTGGATTTATTGATGAAGTAATTCTGCCCAAAGACACCCGTAGCAAATTGTTGAAAACGTTTGCCATGCTGGAGAACAAAGAGGTTCAGACCCCTTGGAAGAAGCATGGGAATATTCCGTTATAA
- a CDS encoding methylmalonyl-CoA mutase subunit beta yields the protein MSNTGLFKEFPEVSTKQWKQKIQVDLKGADYNETLVWESLEGINVKPFYNQDDLKNIPTFQLPKNHDWSVAQSIYVGDEKKSNAKALEILEKGVESLIFNIPNETTDFETLFAGIDLQEVELYFYFEFLAIEPIKKLVSLLKDKKAKAHLNIDIIGHLAKDGNWFHNLEKDHELFGGLVSLGTSDVSIIGVDLSLYQNSGANMVQQLAYGLAHANEYLNHITSKGDEKSLPFTFKVAVGSNYFFEIAKIKALRWLWNSLAAEYGIKSECNILAIPSKRNKTLYDYNVNMLRTTSECMSAVLGGADTVCNLAYDAIYHKDNEFGQRIARNQLLVLKEEGYFAGASQISEGAYYIESLTNQLAEKALVLFKQIEKAGGFLDSLKKGSIQQKVKESAEKEQQLFDEGKIVSLGTNKYQNPQDRMKDDLELYPFVKQKARKTIIEPIIEKRLAEASEQKRLNDE from the coding sequence ATGAGTAATACCGGCCTATTTAAAGAGTTCCCAGAAGTATCCACCAAACAATGGAAGCAAAAAATCCAAGTGGACCTTAAAGGTGCGGATTACAACGAAACTTTGGTATGGGAATCCTTGGAGGGCATCAATGTTAAGCCATTCTACAATCAAGACGATTTAAAAAATATCCCAACCTTTCAATTGCCCAAAAATCATGACTGGTCCGTAGCCCAGTCCATTTATGTTGGGGACGAAAAAAAATCGAATGCAAAGGCCCTTGAAATCCTTGAAAAAGGTGTAGAAAGTTTGATTTTCAATATACCCAATGAAACTACAGATTTTGAAACCTTATTTGCAGGGATCGACCTTCAAGAAGTGGAACTCTATTTCTATTTTGAGTTTTTGGCCATAGAACCCATCAAAAAATTGGTGTCCCTTCTCAAAGATAAAAAAGCAAAGGCCCATTTGAACATTGACATCATTGGGCATTTGGCCAAAGATGGCAATTGGTTCCACAATCTGGAAAAAGACCACGAACTATTTGGAGGATTGGTGTCGTTGGGCACTTCGGATGTTTCTATCATCGGAGTTGACCTGTCCCTTTATCAAAATTCAGGGGCTAACATGGTTCAGCAATTGGCCTATGGTTTGGCACACGCCAATGAATATCTAAATCATATAACTTCAAAAGGTGACGAGAAATCGCTCCCGTTCACTTTTAAAGTGGCCGTGGGCAGCAATTATTTCTTTGAAATAGCCAAAATCAAAGCATTACGGTGGCTCTGGAACAGTCTGGCAGCCGAATACGGAATCAAAAGCGAGTGCAATATTCTGGCAATCCCATCAAAACGCAACAAAACGCTATATGATTACAATGTAAACATGCTGCGCACCACATCCGAGTGTATGTCAGCAGTTTTGGGAGGAGCGGACACTGTTTGTAATTTGGCCTACGACGCCATCTACCATAAAGACAACGAGTTTGGGCAACGCATCGCCCGCAACCAGTTGTTAGTATTGAAGGAGGAAGGCTACTTTGCCGGGGCATCACAAATTTCGGAAGGTGCTTACTACATCGAATCGCTTACCAATCAATTGGCCGAAAAAGCCTTGGTTCTTTTTAAGCAGATTGAAAAAGCCGGTGGTTTTCTGGACAGTTTAAAAAAAGGAAGCATTCAACAAAAAGTAAAGGAAAGTGCCGAAAAAGAGCAGCAACTTTTTGATGAAGGCAAGATAGTATCACTGGGGACCAACAAATATCAGAATCCACAAGATAGGATGAAGGATGATTTGGAACTCTACCCCTTTGTGAAGCAAAAAGCGCGGAAAACCATCATTGAACCTATCATTGAAAAAAGATTGGCCGAAGCCTCTGAACAAAAAAGATTGAACGATGAGTAG
- a CDS encoding Gfo/Idh/MocA family protein codes for MASLKVLVVGCGNMGTSHARAYRKLKSFEIVGLVSRGAKSRERLSNELGGAPMFSDYAEALETSKPDVVSINTYPDTHFDYVKMALNANCHVFVEKPLALTVEEAQTLVELALQNNRKMVVGYILRVHPTWAKFTEMAQTLGKPLVMRMNLNQQSSGDHWHTHKQLMNSMSPIVDCGVHYVDVMCSMTRSKPISVSAIGAHLSDEVDSDMYNYGQLQVRFEDGSVGWYEAGWGPMMSETAFFIKDVIGPKGCVSISDQDKGASDDVEGHSKTGSLKLHHSELDANGNFTKKDEIISTSDEPDHDGLCLLEQEYLLDAIVNDRDLTHHLADAVNSLKIVLAADESVRTGKTIML; via the coding sequence ATGGCAAGTTTAAAAGTATTGGTAGTTGGATGTGGAAATATGGGCACCTCACATGCTCGCGCCTATCGCAAATTGAAAAGCTTTGAAATCGTTGGATTGGTCAGCAGAGGCGCCAAAAGCAGGGAACGCCTTTCCAATGAATTGGGGGGCGCCCCGATGTTTTCTGATTATGCTGAAGCCCTTGAAACATCGAAACCGGATGTGGTTTCCATCAACACCTATCCCGACACCCATTTTGATTATGTAAAAATGGCCTTGAATGCCAACTGCCATGTTTTTGTGGAGAAGCCATTGGCATTAACGGTTGAGGAAGCTCAAACTTTGGTAGAGCTTGCACTTCAAAACAATCGTAAAATGGTTGTGGGCTATATTTTGAGGGTACACCCGACTTGGGCAAAGTTCACTGAAATGGCCCAAACTTTGGGCAAACCTTTGGTAATGCGCATGAACTTGAACCAACAAAGTTCTGGAGACCATTGGCATACCCATAAACAATTGATGAACTCCATGTCCCCCATTGTGGACTGCGGAGTACATTATGTTGATGTGATGTGCTCCATGACCCGTTCCAAACCCATCAGTGTTTCTGCCATTGGCGCCCATTTGTCCGATGAAGTAGATTCCGATATGTACAATTACGGACAGTTGCAAGTTCGTTTTGAAGACGGCTCGGTTGGCTGGTACGAAGCAGGTTGGGGGCCCATGATGAGCGAAACTGCTTTTTTCATCAAAGATGTCATTGGTCCAAAAGGGTGCGTTTCCATCAGTGATCAAGACAAAGGTGCATCCGACGATGTGGAAGGACATTCCAAAACAGGTAGCTTAAAGTTACACCACAGCGAACTTGATGCAAATGGAAATTTCACCAAAAAAGATGAAATCATCAGTACCTCTGATGAACCAGACCATGATGGACTATGCTTGTTGGAGCAGGAATATCTATTGGATGCCATTGTAAACGATAGAGACTTGACCCATCATTTAGCCGACGCCGTCAACAGTCTCAAAATTGTTCTTGCCGCAGATGAATCGGTTAGGACGGGAAAAACCATCATGTTGTAG
- a CDS encoding FtsB family cell division protein: MGLKELRKKKWFKIMTNTYILVLTIFVIWMAFFDTNSLMIHLELENEIDKLEKEKEFLKSEIAKDKEILKKMSNEHELEKLAREKYYMKKDNEEIFLIEYEDSLKNKQDE; the protein is encoded by the coding sequence ATGGGACTAAAGGAGTTGCGAAAAAAGAAATGGTTCAAGATTATGACCAACACCTATATTCTGGTGTTGACCATTTTTGTGATCTGGATGGCGTTTTTTGATACCAATTCCCTTATGATTCATTTGGAGCTTGAAAACGAAATCGATAAGTTGGAAAAAGAGAAGGAGTTTCTTAAGAGCGAGATTGCCAAGGATAAAGAAATCTTAAAAAAGATGTCCAACGAACACGAGCTTGAAAAACTTGCCCGCGAGAAATATTATATGAAAAAGGACAATGAAGAAATATTCCTGATTGAATATGAAGATAGTCTAAAGAACAAGCAAGATGAGTAA
- a CDS encoding acetyl-CoA carboxylase biotin carboxyl carrier protein subunit: MENSHMDNSYSVKVGDDFDFTLSKDTISSLDLIKTGDNAYHLLQNGASYHLKILHSDFNRGKYTLSVNGTEFETSIQTPLDELIKKMGFAVNAGKNVDSISAPMPGLILDILVEEGQEVSEEDQLLILEAMKMENIITSPRSGVIKSIHISKGEAVDKKQLLIEFQ, encoded by the coding sequence ATGGAAAATTCTCATATGGATAACTCTTATTCCGTCAAGGTTGGAGACGACTTTGACTTTACTCTTTCCAAAGACACCATTTCTTCGTTGGATTTGATCAAAACAGGTGATAACGCATATCATTTGCTTCAAAATGGTGCTTCCTACCACTTGAAAATTCTGCACTCTGACTTTAATAGGGGCAAATATACCCTTAGTGTAAACGGTACTGAATTTGAGACCTCGATACAAACACCTTTGGACGAGCTTATCAAAAAAATGGGATTTGCCGTCAATGCAGGAAAGAACGTAGACTCCATTTCGGCCCCTATGCCAGGTCTGATTCTGGATATTTTAGTGGAAGAAGGCCAAGAGGTAAGCGAAGAGGACCAATTATTGATTTTGGAGGCCATGAAAATGGAAAATATCATCACCTCTCCCAGAAGTGGAGTGATCAAATCAATCCATATATCAAAAGGTGAAGCTGTGGACAAGAAACAATTGTTGATTGAATTTCAATAG
- the scpA gene encoding methylmalonyl-CoA mutase, translating into MELAVRSSAVETQNYEHENFAAGISPFLRGPYSTMYVRRPWTIRQYAGFSTAEESNAFYRRNLEAGQKGLSVAFDLPTHRGYDSDNDRVVGDVGKAGVAIDSIEDMKILFNGIPLDKMSVSMTMNGAVIPIMAFYIVAGLEQGVSMEQLSGTIQNDILKEFMVRNTYIYPPTPSMQLVADIFEFTSKHMPRFNSISISGYHMHEAGAPASMELAYTLADGVEYIRTGIKAGLKIDEFAPRLSFFWGIGMNHFAEIAKMRAGRMLWAKLVDQFNPTNPKSSMLRTHSQTSGWSLTEQDPFNNVARTTIEAMAAAFGGTQSLHTNALDEAIALPTDFSARIARNTQIYLQQETHITKTVDPWAGSHKVEQLTQEIAENAWELIQEVEKLGGMTKAIEKGIPKMRIEEAAAKKQARIDSGQDVIVGVNKYRLENEDDLQILEVDNAKVRKQQMARLDQIRSSRDSKKVEKALEAIRMAAKKANENNSDRENLLALAVEAAKERATLGEISDAMESAFGRYRAKIQSFTGVYSKEIKNDESFEKARKLADSFAEQEGRRPRIMVAKMGQDGHDRGAKVVATGYADLGFDVDIGPLFQTPAEVAKQAVENDVHVLGISSLAGGHKTLVPEVVQELKKYGREDIMVIVGGVIPKQDYKHLLDNGAVAVFGPGTKIADAATQILNILLD; encoded by the coding sequence ATGGAATTGGCTGTCAGGTCGAGCGCAGTCGAGACCCAAAATTACGAGCACGAGAATTTTGCCGCAGGAATCTCTCCATTTTTACGTGGTCCCTACTCCACCATGTACGTGCGCAGACCTTGGACCATCCGTCAATATGCGGGCTTTTCCACGGCCGAGGAAAGCAATGCATTTTACCGAAGAAACTTGGAGGCGGGCCAAAAAGGGCTTTCCGTCGCCTTTGACCTCCCCACGCACAGAGGCTATGACTCGGACAACGACCGCGTAGTCGGCGACGTGGGCAAAGCAGGTGTCGCCATAGATTCCATTGAGGACATGAAGATTTTGTTCAACGGCATTCCTTTGGACAAAATGTCGGTTTCCATGACCATGAACGGGGCTGTGATTCCCATAATGGCCTTTTACATCGTTGCAGGTCTGGAGCAAGGTGTTTCCATGGAGCAACTTTCGGGAACCATCCAAAACGATATTTTGAAGGAATTTATGGTGCGGAACACCTATATCTACCCACCTACTCCGTCCATGCAACTCGTTGCGGATATTTTTGAATTTACCAGTAAACACATGCCCCGGTTCAATAGCATCAGTATTTCTGGCTACCACATGCACGAAGCGGGGGCACCCGCATCCATGGAACTGGCCTATACGTTGGCCGATGGTGTTGAGTACATCCGAACCGGAATAAAAGCAGGTCTTAAAATTGATGAATTTGCTCCAAGACTTTCATTTTTCTGGGGTATTGGAATGAATCATTTCGCAGAAATCGCGAAAATGCGCGCAGGAAGAATGCTCTGGGCAAAATTGGTGGATCAATTCAATCCCACAAATCCAAAATCATCGATGCTCCGCACCCACAGCCAAACCAGCGGATGGAGCTTAACGGAGCAGGATCCCTTCAACAATGTGGCCAGAACAACCATTGAGGCGATGGCAGCGGCGTTTGGAGGCACGCAAAGCCTTCACACCAACGCTTTGGACGAAGCCATTGCATTGCCCACCGATTTTTCAGCGAGAATAGCACGGAACACGCAAATCTATTTGCAACAAGAAACCCATATCACCAAAACGGTAGACCCTTGGGCAGGGAGCCATAAAGTGGAGCAACTGACACAGGAGATTGCCGAAAATGCATGGGAACTGATCCAAGAAGTGGAAAAATTGGGCGGGATGACGAAAGCCATTGAAAAAGGCATCCCAAAAATGCGGATTGAAGAGGCCGCAGCAAAGAAACAGGCCCGTATCGATAGCGGTCAGGACGTGATAGTCGGTGTCAACAAATACCGGTTGGAAAATGAGGACGACCTACAAATTTTGGAAGTGGACAATGCCAAGGTCCGCAAACAGCAAATGGCCCGTTTGGACCAAATCCGAAGCAGCAGGGATTCCAAAAAAGTGGAAAAAGCACTCGAAGCTATCCGCATGGCTGCCAAAAAAGCCAATGAAAACAATTCCGACCGTGAAAATTTATTAGCTTTAGCAGTAGAAGCTGCCAAAGAGCGAGCTACCTTGGGAGAGATCAGTGATGCCATGGAAAGCGCGTTCGGACGCTACAGAGCAAAAATCCAATCGTTTACCGGCGTGTACTCCAAAGAAATCAAAAACGACGAAAGTTTTGAAAAAGCCCGAAAGCTTGCCGACTCCTTTGCAGAGCAAGAAGGCCGTCGACCTCGTATCATGGTGGCCAAAATGGGTCAAGATGGACACGACCGTGGTGCCAAAGTAGTGGCCACAGGGTATGCGGACCTCGGTTTTGATGTGGATATTGGGCCGTTGTTCCAAACCCCGGCCGAAGTTGCCAAACAAGCGGTTGAAAACGATGTGCATGTGTTGGGGATTTCCTCGCTTGCAGGGGGCCACAAAACATTGGTGCCCGAGGTGGTCCAAGAACTCAAAAAATACGGACGAGAGGACATTATGGTCATCGTTGGCGGTGTGATTCCAAAGCAGGATTACAAACATTTATTGGACAATGGAGCCGTTGCCGTTTTTGGACCCGGCACCAAAATTGCCGATGCGGCAACTCAAATCCTTAATATACTTTTAGATTGA
- the accC gene encoding acetyl-CoA carboxylase biotin carboxylase subunit: MKKILIANRGEIAVRVMKTVKKMGIKTVAVFSEADRNAPHVQFADEAVCIGEAPSNKSYLRGDKIIEVAKELHVDGIHPGYGFLSENADFAEAVENSGITFIGPKSKAIRIMGSKLAAKETVKEYNIPMVPGIDEAITDVAKAKEIANEVGYPILIKASAGGGGKGMRIVEKESDLESGMKRAISEATSAFGDGSVFVEKYVKSPRHIEVQVMADTHGNVLHFFERECSVQRRHQKVVEEAPSSILTPELRKEMGEAACKVAKSCDYVGAGTVEFLMDADHNFYFLEMNTRLQVEHPVTELITGVDLVELQIKVARGEALPMKQEDLKINGHAVELRVYAEDPLNDFLPSVGNLETYQLPVGEGIRVDNGFTEGMDIPIYYDPMLSKLITYGKTREEAIELMLDAIQNYKVKGVQTTLPFGSFVFAHEAFRSGNFDTHFVKTHYSPEKIKEQAAKQAEVAAMIALYQFLEDKKIVRLPSN, encoded by the coding sequence ATGAAAAAAATATTGATCGCCAATCGGGGCGAAATTGCGGTCCGGGTTATGAAGACCGTAAAAAAAATGGGCATCAAGACCGTTGCCGTATTTTCGGAAGCAGACAGGAATGCACCACATGTTCAATTTGCGGATGAAGCGGTATGTATCGGGGAGGCCCCCTCGAACAAATCCTATTTACGGGGTGACAAGATCATTGAGGTGGCCAAAGAACTCCATGTTGATGGCATTCATCCGGGATACGGATTCTTGAGCGAAAACGCCGACTTTGCCGAAGCAGTAGAAAATAGCGGGATCACATTTATTGGGCCAAAATCCAAGGCCATCCGCATCATGGGAAGCAAACTGGCGGCCAAAGAAACGGTAAAGGAGTACAACATTCCCATGGTTCCGGGTATTGATGAGGCCATAACCGATGTTGCCAAGGCCAAAGAGATTGCCAACGAGGTAGGGTATCCTATTTTGATAAAGGCTTCCGCCGGTGGCGGTGGCAAGGGAATGCGCATTGTGGAGAAAGAATCGGATTTGGAGTCCGGTATGAAACGTGCCATAAGTGAGGCCACCTCCGCCTTTGGCGATGGTTCCGTATTTGTGGAAAAATACGTGAAATCACCCAGGCACATCGAGGTACAGGTGATGGCCGACACCCATGGCAACGTCCTACATTTCTTTGAAAGGGAGTGCAGCGTACAGCGACGCCACCAAAAAGTAGTGGAAGAGGCACCTTCGTCCATTTTAACACCCGAACTGCGAAAGGAAATGGGAGAGGCCGCTTGTAAAGTGGCCAAATCCTGTGATTATGTTGGAGCTGGCACGGTCGAATTTTTGATGGATGCCGATCACAATTTTTACTTTTTGGAAATGAACACCCGTTTACAAGTGGAACATCCAGTAACCGAATTGATTACGGGAGTGGATTTGGTGGAATTACAGATAAAAGTGGCCCGTGGGGAAGCACTCCCCATGAAACAGGAAGACCTTAAAATCAATGGGCATGCCGTGGAACTTCGGGTATATGCCGAGGACCCCTTGAACGATTTTTTGCCCAGCGTCGGCAATTTGGAAACCTATCAATTGCCCGTCGGCGAAGGGATAAGGGTGGACAATGGTTTTACGGAAGGAATGGACATCCCCATTTATTACGATCCCATGCTGTCCAAGTTGATTACCTATGGTAAAACGCGTGAGGAGGCCATTGAGTTGATGCTTGATGCCATTCAGAATTACAAGGTCAAAGGGGTACAGACCACCTTGCCTTTCGGAAGTTTTGTATTTGCCCATGAAGCGTTCCGATCAGGGAATTTTGACACCCATTTTGTAAAGACACATTATTCTCCGGAAAAAATAAAGGAGCAAGCCGCAAAACAAGCCGAGGTAGCGGCAATGATCGCCCTTTATCAATTTCTGGAAGACAAAAAAATAGTACGATTACCTTCAAACTGA
- the udk gene encoding uridine kinase: MLILGIAGGTGCGKTTVVNQIVEQLPKDEVGVISQDSYYNDLSHMSREERAKVNFDHPNSIDFDLMIEHINQLREGKTVDTPIYSFVEETRMKETVPTAPRKVMIVEGILVLSNPKLRELFDIKIFVHADSDERLIRRLQRDTQERGHDLKKVLTRYQTAVKPMHLQFIEPSKEFADIIIPNNHYNTVAVDIVRTIINNKLA; encoded by the coding sequence ATGCTGATCTTAGGGATTGCTGGCGGCACAGGGTGCGGAAAAACTACGGTGGTCAACCAAATTGTGGAACAACTGCCAAAGGACGAAGTGGGCGTAATATCCCAAGATTCCTACTATAACGACCTCTCCCATATGAGCAGGGAGGAAAGGGCCAAAGTGAATTTTGACCACCCCAATTCGATTGATTTTGACCTTATGATCGAGCATATCAATCAGCTAAGGGAAGGAAAAACTGTGGATACCCCTATTTATTCCTTTGTTGAGGAAACCCGAATGAAGGAAACTGTTCCCACAGCACCGAGAAAAGTAATGATCGTGGAGGGGATTTTGGTGTTGAGCAACCCTAAATTGAGGGAGCTTTTCGACATAAAAATATTTGTCCATGCCGATTCGGACGAGCGATTGATCAGACGATTGCAGCGGGACACCCAAGAACGTGGGCACGACCTAAAAAAGGTGCTGACCCGGTATCAAACTGCCGTAAAGCCGATGCACCTTCAATTTATTGAACCGTCAAAGGAGTTTGCGGACATCATTATCCCAAACAACCATTACAACACGGTCGCAGTGGATATCGTAAGGACCATCATCAACAACAAACTTGCGTAA
- a CDS encoding ParA family protein — MGKIIAIANQKGGVGKTTTTVNLAASLGVLEKKVLLIDADPQANATSGLGIDVDSVENGTYQLLEHTMSVEEVTIATDSPNVDLVPAHIDLVAIEIELVDKDNREYMLKEALKNLGDKYDFVLIDCAPSLGLLTLNALTAADSVMIPIQCEYFALEGLGKLLNTVKSVQKIHNNDLDIEGMLLTMYDSRLRLSNQVVEEVKKHFADMVFDTIIQRNVRLSEAPSYGESIIKYDASSKGASNYLNLANEILKKNKEKV, encoded by the coding sequence ATGGGCAAGATTATTGCTATAGCAAACCAAAAGGGCGGTGTAGGAAAAACCACTACTACGGTAAACCTTGCAGCCTCCTTAGGTGTATTGGAAAAAAAGGTGTTATTAATTGATGCCGACCCCCAGGCCAATGCAACATCCGGTTTGGGAATTGATGTTGATTCTGTGGAAAACGGAACCTATCAGCTTTTGGAACACACCATGAGCGTTGAGGAAGTGACCATCGCTACCGATTCCCCGAACGTAGATTTGGTACCGGCCCATATTGACCTGGTCGCCATTGAGATTGAATTGGTGGACAAGGACAATAGGGAGTACATGCTCAAAGAAGCTTTAAAAAATCTTGGGGACAAATACGATTTTGTACTGATAGATTGCGCTCCATCATTGGGATTACTGACATTGAACGCCCTAACCGCGGCAGACTCCGTTATGATCCCGATACAATGTGAATATTTTGCTTTGGAAGGCCTTGGCAAATTATTGAACACCGTAAAAAGCGTACAAAAAATACATAATAACGATTTGGACATCGAAGGAATGTTGTTGACCATGTACGATTCCAGGTTACGACTTTCCAACCAAGTTGTTGAGGAAGTGAAGAAGCACTTCGCGGATATGGTCTTCGACACCATTATCCAGAGAAACGTTAGGCTGAGCGAAGCACCAAGTTATGGCGAGAGCATTATAAAATATGATGCAAGCAGCAAAGGTGCCTCCAATTATCTTAACTTAGCCAACGAAATTTTGAAGAAAAACAAGGAGAAAGTTTAG